The Salvia splendens isolate huo1 unplaced genomic scaffold, SspV2 ctg63, whole genome shotgun sequence genome window below encodes:
- the LOC121790811 gene encoding LOW QUALITY PROTEIN: protein PHYTOCHROME-DEPENDENT LATE-FLOWERING-like (The sequence of the model RefSeq protein was modified relative to this genomic sequence to represent the inferred CDS: inserted 2 bases in 2 codons) has product MGISFKVSKTGRRFRPKSLPSNAAVVRAEDDEFIDYQIAASKQKTDAASLSARKLGEARENRGITKIGDNEVSFTLKLFPDGYSIGKPVENESAKQTSNDVPKLLHPYDRASEALFSAIESGRLPGDILDDIPCKYIDGTIICEVRDYRKCFAEGVNVASGESSPAINRVSLKMSLENIVKDIPAISENGWTYGDLMEVESRILKAIQPQLCLDPSPQLDKLSEDPVQNKLNLELRSMRRERLRQISEANNHGKKASLDRVPESSRLGDAGTLVQQPAYENTNSQNNVSNAMLQRRSNSFXSDGSLLPSPMTSYQPKYTGGVSPRMMKDQRTGALLNASVGSPGGQDMMIPFADNVAASLHGKRENQDGQSSPLTNKKARLTHAGPEGNIQHFGSQMDSLHGSESHWKNTLIQQQSIGRVMQYANNGMQKFPQQAFEGSLNQEGGQMPFSVGQQGIRYNLKEEPVETDRLDKPDGRVAMGENELANIDSQHSRLQQRMPHQMMRSGFPQSPWNNLGQPVDNNSRKEDPFQKRKLVQSPHVSGGGLPQSPLSSRSGEFSSGSMGHQFGAVVTSGLVSSQKDKAAVTSVGVGGNPSFTSSANDSVQRHPHAQAAAKRRSNSLPKTPAMSGAGSPASVGNMSLPINASSPPVGSQTLGDQTTLERFSKIEMVAMRFQLNCKKGKVEEYPIRKPNAFSAQQLMSHFSSDSNNENLKDETCQMPLSKSLVGGSMNVCKTRILNFIQAERILQGNTFQMVQKSRTRMIMSEKPYDGAVAIXYREIEDADYLAAEDYLPTLPNTHMADLLAAQYSLLMTREGYHMEDHVQPKPVRMNPNSGTQPNPSGISPTSAAPEMQQFSEGVSLQQLSDVAKPSNSGNSTSSPNLQGMRVLPPGGAQAIQMSQGLLPGVSVSSRPQQPEQLPPMQQQPQLPQQHPQFQRMLPTNSMQHLNNIAQNANMQLGPHTTNKNTALQFQMMQQQQQSQLLQPQQQQQLAMQRKMMPGLGNVGMGNIGNNMMGLGVGGLGNVMGIGGARGVSGSGISAPMGSMSNIGNMNQNPMNLTSAASLTNAIRSGTLNPQQQAFMKMKLGNQNRANLLGNPQSSIGGIPGARQMHPGSNLSMLSPAALNRANMNQMQRTAMGPPKVPGMNPYMNQQQQQQHQLQQQQQQLHLQQQQQQQQLQMQQQQQQQQQMQQQLQQQQLQQQPQPQQQETTSPLQAVVSPPPVGSPSSVGIPHQMTQQQQQQQQQQASPQQMSQRTPMSPQLSSGAIHPMGAGNPEACPASPQLSSQTMGSVGSIANSPMELQGVNKSNSVNNV; this is encoded by the exons TGCATCCATATGATAGAGCATCAGAGGCTCTTTTTTCG GCAATTGAATCTGGTCGATTGCCAGGAGATATTCTGGATGACATACCATGCAAATATATTGATGGGACAATTATCTGTGAG GTGCGAGATTATCGGAAGTGCTTTGCTGAAGGAGTTAACGTGGCTTCTGGCGAAAGCTCACCTGCAATTAACAGAGTGTCTCTTAAAATGTCACTGGAAAATATAGTGAAGGATATTCCAGCTATTTCAGAAAATGGTTGGACATATGGTGATCTGATG GAAGTGGAGTCTAGAATTTTGAAAGCTATACAACCACAACTTTGTCTTGATCCTTCCCCACAGCTAGACAAACTATCTGAAGATCCAGTTCAAAATAAG TTAAATTTAGAACTACGCAGCATGCGAAGGGAAAGATTGAGGCAGATTTCTGAAGCGAATAACCATGGAAAGAAGGCAAGTCTTGATAGAGTTCCAGAAAGTTCTAGGCTGGGAGATGCAGGAACTTTAGTGCAGCAACCAGCCTATGAGAATACAAACAGTCAAAATAATGTTTCGAATGCTATGCTTCAACGAAGGAGCAATAGCT GGTCGGATGGCTCTCTTCTGCCTTCACCTATGACATCCTACCAACCAAAATATACCGGAGGCGTAAGCCCAAGAATGATGAAGGATCAGCGGACAGGAGCACTTTTGAATGCCTCTGTAGGTTCTCCTGGTGGGCAGGACATGATGATCCCATTCGCTGATAACGTTGCTGCTTCTCTTCATGGCAAGAGGGAGAATCAAGATGGACAATCATCTCCATTGACCAACAAGAAGGCTAGGCTTACACATGCAGGTCCCGAGGGAAATATACAGCATTTTGGTTCACAGATGGATTCATTACATGGGTCTGAATCTCACTGGAAGAACACATTAATACAGCAGCAGTCAATTGGAAGAGTCATGCAGTATGCTAACAATGGCATGCAAAAGTTCCCTCAGCAGGCATTTGAAGGGAGTCTAAATCAGGAAGGAGGGCAGATGCCATTCAGTGTTGGACAGCAAGGAATAAGATACAACCTGAAGGAAGAACCTGTTGAGACAGATAGATTGGATAAACCCGATGGTCGTGTGGCCATGGGAGAGAATGAATTAGCAAATATCGACTCCCAGCACTCACGGTTGCAGCAAAGGATGCCACATCAGATGATGAGATCCGGCTTCCCTCAATCTCCTTGGAACAATCTTGGACAACCTGTTGATAATAATTCTAGAAAGGAAGACCCTTTCCAGAAGAGAAAATTGGTTCAGAGTCCTCATGTTTCTGGCGGTGGCTTGCCTCAATCTCCTTTGTCGTCAAGATCTGGAGAATTTTCTAGTGGTTCTATGGGGCATCAATTTGGAGCTGTTGTAACTAGTGGGCTCGTATCATCACAAAAGGATAAAGCTGCGGTCACATCTGTTGGTGTTGGTGGCAACCCGTCTTTCACTTCAAGTGCTAATGACTCTGTGCAGAGGCATCCTCATGCACAGGCAGCTGCAAAACGCAGATCTAATTCTCTTCCTAAGACCCCTGCAATGAGTGGAGCTGGCTCTCCAGCAAGTGTTGGCAATATGAGCTTACCAATAAATGCGAGCAGCCCTCCTGTTGGGAGTCAGACATTGGGTGATCAGACCACATTGGAAAGATTCTCGAAGATAGAAATGGTAGCTATGAG GTTTCAACTTAATTGCAAAAAGGGTAAGGTGGAGGAGTATCCTATCAGGAAGCCTAATGCATTTTCAGCTCAACAGCTGATGTCTCATTTCTCAAGTGATTCAAACAACGAGAATTTGAAAGATGAAACATGTCAAATGCCACTGTCAAAGTCCCTGGTTGGTGGTAGCATGAATGTTTGCAAGACCAGGATTTTGAACTTTATTCAGGCAGAGCGCATTCTTCAAG GTAATACCTTCCAAATGGTCCAAAAGTCCAGAACTAGGATGATCATGTCGGAGAAACCATATGATGGTGCTGTTGCAA CATATAGGGAGATAGAGGACGCAGATTACTTGGCTGCAGAGGACTACCTTCCAACATTGCCAAATACT CACATGGCCGATCTACTTGCAGCGCAGTATTCTTTACTG ATGACACGGGAAGGTTATCACATGGAGGATCACGTCCAACCAAAACCTGTTCGGATGAATCCTAACTCAGGGACCCAGCCCAATCCTTCGGGAATATCTCCCACTAGCGCAGCACCTGAGATGCAGCAGTTTTCTGAAGGTGTTTCCCTGCAGCAATTGAGTGATGTCGCAAAACCGAGCAACAGTGGTAATTCAACCTCATCACCGAACCTACAAGGCATGAGGGTGCTGCCTCCAGGAGGTGCTCAGGCAATTCAAATGTCCCAAGGACTTCTACCTGGGGTTTCAGTGTCTTCGAGGCCTCAGCAACCCGAACAACTGCCGCCTATGCAACAGCAACCTCAACTGCCGCAGCAGCATCCCCAGTTCCAAAGGATGCTCCCAACGAACTCGATGCAGCATCTGAATAATATAGCTCAGAATGCTAACATGCAGTTGGGGCCTCATACGACGAACAAGAATACAGCTCTCCAGTTTCAGATGATGCAACAACAGCAACAATCGCAACTTCTTCagccgcagcagcagcagcagttaGCAATGCAAAGAAAAATGATGCCTGGCCTTGGAAACGTCGGGATGGGAAATATTGGCAATAATATGATGGGGCTTGGAGTTGGAGGCTTGGGCAATGTCATGGGAATCGGTGGGGCTAGGGGTGTGAGTGGATCAGGCATTTCTGCTCCGATGGGTTCTATGTCAAACATAGGAAATATGAACCAGAACCCCATGAATCTGACTTCTGCTGCAAGTCTTACTAATGCCATTAGATCCGGGACGCTTAATCCACAGCAGCAAGCTTTCATGAAAATGAAGTTGGGAAACCAAAACAGAGCGAATTTGTTGGGAAACCCGCAGTCGAGTATTGGAGGCATACCTGGCGCTAGACAGATGCATCCAGGATCAAATCTTTCCATGCTCAGCCCTGCTGCTCTTAACCGGGCCAATATGAATCAGATGCAACGTACAGCTATGGGTCCACCGAAGGTACCAGGAATGAATCCTTACATGAACCAGCAGCAACAACAGCAACACCAGcttcagcagcagcagcagcagctacACTTACAGCAACAACAACAGCAGCAGCAACTACagatgcagcagcagcagcaacaacagCAGCAGATGCAGCAACAGCTGCAACAACAGCAACTACAGCAGCAGCCGCAGCCACAGCAGCAAGAAACAACGTCACCATTGCAAGCTGTTGTTTCGCCTCCACCAGTCGGATCACCTTCAAGCGTGGGGATTCCCCACCAAATGACTCAGCAACAGCAACAGCAACAGCAACAGCAGGCCAGTCCCCAGCAAATGAGCCAGAGAACTCCGATGAGCCCACAGCTCAGTTCTGGGGCCATTCATCCGATGGGTGCTGGTAATCCAGAAGCCTGTCCTGCCAGTCCTCAGTTGAGCTCACAGACCATGGGCTCAGTCGGTAGCATCGCAAACTCTCCAATGGAGCTACAGGGTGTCAACAAAAGTAACTCTGTAAATAATGTATAG